In Mycobacterium tuberculosis H37Rv, a single window of DNA contains:
- the PE_PGRS22 gene encoding PE-PGRS family protein PE_PGRS22 (Member of the Mycobacterium tuberculosis PE family, PGRS subfamily of ala-, gly-rich proteins) has product MSFVIAAPEALVAVASDLAGIGSALAEANAAALAPTTALLAAGADEVSAAIAALFGAHGQAYQTVSAQASAFHAQFVQALTGGGGAYAAAEAANVSAAQSTDQRLLDLINGPTQALLGRPLIGDGANGGPGQDGGPGGLLYGNGGNGGTSTTAGVAGGNGGAAGLIGNGGAGGGGGAGAAGGNGGAGGWLYGNGGAGGAGGTSVIPGVAGGNGGAGGSAGLWGTGGAGGDGGNGRSGPVNVAGSAGGNGGAGGAAGLFGDAGAGGNGGKGGAGGAAFSINFTAGDGGAGGAGGSGGHALLWGAGGAGGNGGSGGTGGAGGSTAGAGGNGGAGGGGGTGGLLFGNGGAGGHGAAAGNGLAAGNGVSSSGGGGAGGTGGAGGDGGAGGAGGNARLWGVGGAGGAGGDGGAGGAGGKGGSGLSGNANGGAGGDSGRGGTGGAGGEGGAAGLLVGTGGHGGDGGAGGAAVKGGDGGAAAGTGIAGAGGRGGAGGSGGSGGDGGGGAAGPAGWLFGDGGAGGNGGAAAAGGAGGQAGGGGGNGGNGGNGGNGGNGGNGATGGWLYGNGGAGGQGATAGAGGAGANGVSSTNGGGTGGNGGIGGTGGSGGAGGNAGLLGVGGAGGHGASGGAGDRGGAGGTGFISSDGGAGGDGGDGGNGGAGGTGGLLFGAGGNGGPGGSGGAADIGGNGGAGNGGGTDGNGGNGGSGGGAGSGGDGGGAGGNGAWLFGNGGAGGGGGKGGNGAGGGLGGGSFGLPGLNGSGGDGGDGGNGAPGGVLYGNGGAGGQGSSGGIGGPGATGGAGGKGGDGGDAQLIGDGGNGGNGGAGGTGGTPGPGGPGGSGGLGGLLFGQTGTAGVSP; this is encoded by the coding sequence ATGTCGTTTGTGATTGCTGCGCCGGAGGCGTTGGTCGCGGTCGCTTCGGATCTGGCGGGCATTGGGTCGGCGCTGGCGGAGGCCAACGCCGCGGCGTTGGCCCCGACGACGGCGTTGTTGGCCGCGGGTGCCGATGAGGTGTCGGCGGCGATCGCGGCGCTGTTTGGCGCGCACGGGCAGGCGTATCAGACGGTTAGCGCCCAGGCGTCGGCGTTTCATGCCCAGTTTGTGCAGGCGTTGACTGGCGGCGGCGGGGCGTATGCGGCTGCCGAGGCCGCCAACGTCTCGGCGGCGCAGAGCACCGACCAGCGGCTGCTCGATCTGATCAATGGGCCCACCCAGGCGTTGTTGGGGCGTCCACTGATCGGTGATGGCGCCAACGGCGGGCCGGGGCAAGACGGCGGGCCCGGGGGGTTGCTGTACGGCAACGGCGGCAACGGCGGCACTAGTACCACCGCCGGGGTGGCCGGCGGCAACGGTGGCGCCGCCGGGCTGATCGGCAACGGCGGGGCCGGGGGCGGCGGCGGGGCCGGCGCGGCCGGCGGCAATGGCGGTGCGGGCGGGTGGCTGTATGGCAACGGCGGCGCCGGCGGGGCCGGTGGGACATCGGTGATACCCGGTGTCGCCGGCGGCAATGGCGGGGCTGGCGGGTCCGCGGGACTGTGGGGTACCGGCGGGGCCGGTGGCGACGGCGGCAACGGCCGGTCGGGGCCAGTCAACGTCGCCGGCAGCGCGGGCGGCAACGGTGGCGCTGGTGGCGCCGCCGGGTTATTCGGTGACGCCGGGGCCGGTGGCAACGGCGGCAAGGGCGGTGCTGGCGGCGCCGCCTTTAGCATTAACTTCACCGCAGGCGATGGCGGTGCGGGAGGTGCCGGTGGGTCCGGCGGCCACGCATTGCTGTGGGGCGCCGGCGGAGCCGGGGGTAACGGCGGATCCGGCGGCACGGGGGGTGCCGGCGGCAGCACCGCTGGCGCTGGCGGCAACGGCGGGGCCGGGGGTGGCGGCGGAACCGGTGGGTTGCTCTTCGGCAACGGCGGTGCCGGCGGGCACGGCGCCGCCGCCGGAAACGGCTTAGCCGCGGGTAATGGCGTCAGCAGCAGCGGCGGCGGCGGTGCCGGTGGGACCGGCGGGGCCGGTGGGGACGGTGGCGCCGGCGGGGCCGGAGGCAACGCCAGGCTGTGGGGCGTCGGTGGCGCCGGCGGGGCCGGCGGGGACGGTGGCGCCGGCGGGGCCGGCGGCAAAGGCGGCTCTGGCCTCAGCGGTAACGCCAACGGCGGGGCCGGCGGCGACAGCGGCCGTGGCGGCACGGGCGGCGCCGGCGGCGAGGGCGGCGCCGCCGGGCTGCTGGTGGGCACCGGCGGGCACGGCGGTGACGGCGGGGCCGGCGGCGCCGCCGTCAAGGGCGGTGACGGCGGGGCCGCCGCCGGCACGGGCATCGCCGGCGCTGGCGGCCGTGGCGGCGCGGGCGGCAGCGGTGGCAGCGGTGGTGACGGCGGGGGCGGGGCCGCCGGCCCCGCCGGGTGGCTGTTCGGCGATGGCGGGGCTGGCGGGAACGGCGGGGCCGCGGCCGCCGGCGGCGCCGGCGGCCAAGCCGGCGGTGGCGGCGGGAACGGCGGCAATGGCGGCAACGGCGGCAATGGCGGCAATGGCGGCAACGGCGCCACCGGGGGGTGGCTGTACGGCAACGGCGGGGCCGGCGGCCAGGGCGCCACCGCCGGAGCCGGCGGAGCCGGCGCTAACGGCGTCAGCAGCACCAATGGCGGCGGCACCGGCGGCAACGGGGGGATCGGCGGGACCGGTGGGTCCGGCGGGGCCGGTGGCAACGCCGGGCTGTTGGGCGTGGGCGGCGCCGGCGGGCACGGCGCCTCCGGCGGCGCCGGCGATAGGGGCGGCGCTGGCGGTACCGGGTTCATAAGCAGTGACGGCGGTGCTGGCGGTGATGGCGGTGATGGCGGCAACGGCGGGGCCGGCGGCACCGGTGGGCTGTTGTTCGGTGCCGGCGGCAATGGTGGCCCCGGCGGGTCTGGCGGTGCCGCCGATATTGGCGGCAACGGCGGCGCCGGTAACGGCGGGGGCACCGACGGGAACGGCGGTAATGGCGGGTCCGGCGGCGGCGCCGGCAGCGGCGGTGACGGCGGCGGGGCTGGCGGCAACGGTGCGTGGCTGTTCGGCAATGGCGGCGCCGGCGGGGGCGGCGGAAAAGGCGGCAACGGTGCCGGCGGCGGGCTTGGCGGCGGTTCATTCGGCCTCCCCGGCCTGAACGGCAGCGGCGGCGACGGTGGCGACGGCGGTAACGGTGCCCCCGGCGGGGTGCTGTATGGCAATGGCGGCGCCGGCGGCCAGGGGTCAAGCGGTGGCATCGGCGGCCCCGGCGCCACCGGCGGTGCCGGCGGCAAAGGCGGTGATGGTGGCGATGCGCAGCTGATCGGCGACGGCGGCAATGGGGGCAACGGAGGCGCGGGCGGCACCGGGGGCACCCCGGGGCCCGGCGGACCCGGCGGGTCCGGCGGGCTTGGAGGCCTGCTGTTCGGCCAAACCGGCACGGCTGGCGTGTCGCCGTAG